From the genome of Setaria viridis chromosome 1, Setaria_viridis_v4.0, whole genome shotgun sequence:
CCCCCAGCCTTCCCCTCCTCGCCGGGCGGCGTGCATCATGAACAAGAAGCGTGTTCTTGCACGGGAAGAGGAAGGGGGAAGGCATGCCTGACTTCGGATTGACCGCGCTTACACTACCACGAACGGGCTAGAGATGCACACATGCTTCCAGAGCAGCTTCACTGCTCCTTGGGCGCCGGCGTCGCTGCAGCGGCGCGCgctggcgccgtcgtcgtggccGGACGCCGGGCGAGCCTGCCGAGGCGCTGGACGATGCCGCCGGCGGTGACACCGTCGCGCGGCGGCGAGAAGACGGCCGGGAGGAACTCGTCGTCCTCGCACTCCAGCTTCAGCTGCTTGAGGTGACGCACCAGCTTCGCCTGGCCCTGCGCACACATCCACACCCATCCAtgaccatccatccatcaatcaCAGCCGCATCATCATGATTCTGAAGGAGAAGGGCATCGCATCAAACCTTTTTTTAAGTAAAACACATCAAATCGTTTTTAGGAGTACCCAACAAAAACAAGCTTACTCCTAGTCCTAGCTAGCTGCAGGCTGCATCATCAGCCGCCATGCATCCTTGTGGTCGTGGGGCTCATCTTTGCGTTGCGTCTTTAAtagtttattcaatttgttcgcaggaggaagaggatgaggataTGTGTGTGTTCACCTGGATCTTGGCCGGGACGATCTGGATCACCTTCTTGGAGCCGTGCACCGTCCAGCCGGACCCCTGCAGGGAGTAGTAGAGCATGCGGGACGCCGCCGTGGTGGTGAAGTTGATGAACGCGTAGCCGAAGTTGCAACCCCGCCTGCACATCATCAATTCAAGGTTACATCACAATATCACATGGATTTGTTTGATCGCAATCGAATTCATAAGAACCAATACACACAGCAAATGCAGAAGCAAACAAGATGCATACAACCACATCAGTTCATCAAGTGGTTACTACTTATGCAGATAGATTTGAAGTAACACAGAAGCATCCGATTAATTTGTTCCTCCAAAAAATTATTGGCATCAAGTTTCATCTTTGTGTTGGTTTGTCTCTTTGTTCTTTACCAGCTTTTCACAGGGGGAGGACTGAATAAGAGACTGAAATTTGTGTGTACAAAAGAAGAAAGTACCCTGAAAGTTCACTTTCGTTAACCTTATACTTACAGGTTTCGTTCATGTGGCCTTAAACAGCATATATCCAGTAATTCGCACCAAGAAAGTGCAGTATTTTAGTCTACAAGAAAATGCTAGTGACTACTCCGTAGCCTACAGCTTTGTGGCAATGGCCAAAGTCGTCGACAAGCAAATGCCGGCAAATTAATCTACATACTTGTGGCCATTGGCCAAGCTCGTCAAGAAGAAAATGCAGGAAACTAATCTACAAATATCACCATCGGATTTTATTTGTGCACGACAAAGGGATAATTAGAAGATCATATAATATCAGTACTACTTATGGCCACTGAGCTTCGTCAAATTTGTTGTTCCATAGACAAAAATGTTAGCATCAAATTTCACTTGTGCTGTTTTGTCTACTTGTTCTTCAGCTTTTTCCAGAGCAAGGACAACTGAAGCCTGCCTTTGTGTGTGTACAaaacaaggaaaagaaagggaaagtACTCTAAAAGTTCACCTTCCTTGCACTTTCCTACAGTTTTCATGTGCTTTCAAATATCACTACAGCAGGGACCCTCAAAGAAAAAACAGGGAGTACTACTACATATACCAATTTGCGCAAAAACATGCAGGAAATAATTCTACACTCGTGTGCAAATTGCAATGGCACAGAAAAAACACTGCAATAGTGTGGCCAGAGGAGAAATGGACGTCCAACAAGCAGATGCAGCAAATATTCAACACAAATATTCCTTGCAAGAAATTATTCTGCCCTACTATCAAAGTTTTAATCTTTCAAAAACtatcaaattttttttgttttgttctgtCGACTGTCTCCTTGTTTTATAGCCCTTTTCAGAACAAGGACAACTGAACCCTCTCGTTCTTGTATGtgtcaaaagaagaaaaggaaaaggaacacAATGTGATCGAGTATGTGACCTCATTTTTCATTCAGACTTTGCCTTTCATGCAGGTTAATTTCATGTAGTGTTCTCCCCCAACAAATTGCAGCAAGAAAATGCAGGCAGTTTTACAAGTGATCTGGACTCATCACCTGAAATCCATCGGCAGGTAGAGAACGTCGTACGCGgagacgacggcgccggcggccgtgtTCACGAGCTTGCAGTGCTGGTCGAGCAAGGAGATCATGTCGCTGCTCCTGCACACATCAAACACCAATGAAGAATCATTTGGATGGGGGTCAAGAACAAGAACAGAACGCCGCCATTGTGATGATCGCTGCTGGTCAAGCGCGTACCTCAGCTTGTTGGGGATATTGCGGAGCATGACAGTGTTGGTGATCCAACCGACCGCCGGCTCCGGCAGTCTCTTCCACCAccgcggccgcctcgtcgtgtactgaggcggcggcggcgagctctcCCGCTGCGCcttcgcggcggcgcgcgcgcgcgggccggCCGCTTTCCGGGGCCGTGGCGCCTTGGTCTTGGACTTGACCTTGGCCACGCTCCTCTCAGccttccgccgcgccgcccgcggcttGCGCGGCCCAGCCGCCGGCACCAGGGCAGGCGCTGCTGCGGCGTCGGGTGCGGGTCCCTGCCACGGCTTCACGGCCACGGCAGCCGCGGCCTGCCGCTTCCCCGCGCCGCCGAGTCCGGAGAACGCCGCCATGAGCTTGTGCGGCGGGCGgccgtgcaccgccgccgccgccgcggggacgCCGCCCTTGCAgacggccggcggggaggagggcggctggaCGGGGAAGCAGAAGCCGATGTggccggcgggaggggcggcgacgcAGCAGTAGGTGATGAAGGGGAACtgcggcgggcaggcggcgtCGACGGGCGGGaacgggggcggcgccggcggggcgaggtggAGCCCGTAGGGGCACGGgaacggcggcgcggccgggttGAGCTTCGTCGCGGCCATGGTGGCGGCTTCGGTGGGAGGGGCGGAGCGGATGgaaggagacggcggcgagggttAGTTGCAATGCAAGCAGGAACGCACTCTGAGACGATGCGAAGCGCGGCCGCGTTCGCTGGAGACATGGCCGCCTTTATTATGGAGCCGAGCGTGGCGAGGTGGGGAGCTGCTGGGTTGGCTTGGGCGCAGCGCTGTGTCACTGCAGGTGGGACCCGCATGCATGGGAGTCGGAGGGCCGCGAGCTCTGTAGTTCAGGTTTGAGTTTGATTGACTGAATGATTGGTGTGAATGTGTGATGCATGGTGTGTGTTCCAGATAAAATCTTGCCACGTCATATGGCAACAGGAAAACAGAACTGTTAAGAtgtgaaaataaataaataaatgtacaattttattttttgcaaTGAGGAGTTGTAGCACTCTACGAGAGAGCATGCACGGCAAGAGATCCGAGTCCAGAGATCGGGCACGAATGCACACGATCGATCAGACCCGTGTTGGGTAGAAAGAAGCAAGAGTGGTAACGTGCTTCGCTACtgtccaaaccaaaccaaagcGGTGTCCGGCCGCAGCGGCAGCCTTGTCCTCCCCAtcggctgcctgcctgccggcCGGTGGATGCATGAGGATGAGGCGCTCGGAAAAGAGAAAGGGGAAGGTGTGCGCAGCGCCACAGCCTGCAGCCTTCGGATTGGCCGTGCGGCATGGCGTGCCAGCCCAGCCTCCTCGgcctgttcacttcagcttatttcagctagcttatcagccatcaaaaagtgtttttctctcacaacaaatcggccgtttcagcttttcagccgacttataaactgaagcgaacaggccccttGTCGCCGGCCGCCAGGCAGGTGTCAGCAACCCTCCTCCTTGATCCAACAGAACAATACGAGTGGTAGTGTGATACAGTAGTAGCTGAGTTTAGGATACAGATATAAGAGAGTAGAATTCGGGAAAGGGCAGCAAAGCAAGGGAATGGAAATAGACTAGAGATTCATTAGGGATCACCGGAGAAGAAGATCGGAGTACAGGGGAAGGAAGAGCaacagagaggaaggagaacaACATGAGAGACTTGTTTCTGATAAGTTCATCGATGCCCGCAACACTCGATAGAGTTGCTGCTCCTTTTGTAATTTCTGTCTAGGCAAGGCCCAACCAAATCACGCCCCGAGCCCATACAACGGCCCAAGCATAGGATGTTCCTAACAGCAGGTTACTGGGAGAGGACGTCGCCGACGAGGTGCGCGCGCGGGGGATGACCGGCCGGCGCCTTGCCGTGGGTCGTGGCCGGGGAAGCAGAGCAGGATCAATAGCGGTCACTACCGCTACAAGCAGCGGACTTAAGATGTTTGAAAGCGATTATTATTGTCCACTATTGCTTGCTATTGTGGCCGCTATTGCTtatattagagcaactccaagaggctgctaatcttaccccaatactttttttaaggaaaaaaaagaaaaaacgaactccaacagtccacccaaaccttccctaattttttagcaacgctaaaaaacagcctaccactgcgtatattttagcgttggcattcaTCCCCCAATCCTAattcccgcacgctcgcgcgcccttccgatgggcccaatacgatgacgtggcctgttttaaaatattaggggctatttattagcgatctgctgtggattgatatgtttttgggggaattttttttggaagaacccccaatacatagttttggggaagaattttttgagtACTCTTAGAGTTGCTCTTAGACCGCTATTCGCTACATTTATGATTAGGTGACATATGAACATGAATAATGGTAATAATAATGTTTAAAATGATTATTTAGATAGTGACAAAGGATTGTAGGATgaaaaatgaatttttttatttattaatatgAGAACTTAATGTTAATATATATTCATAAATTTTAATTATAGCTATTTATTTGTGTTTCTTACCTTGAAATGTGATGGTTAAATTAaaattttagcttttttaaagTAAACTTCATATTAATATTCATATATACTCTAAAATTATGACTATTTTGAATTCTGCTACTAAAACTTAGCCTCCGCTATAGCACCTGCTATTCTGCACCCATCTTAATCCGCAACCATACCGCTAAATAACTTTAGTACCTTGGATCGGATCGATCTCGTCGGCGGAAGATGACAAGACCTGGGGGAGCGACACGCACACGCTGTCCATGATCCACTAACCGCGGCAGGCGCGCGGCACTGCCATCTGATCTGATGCACGTCTAGTCTCACTGCCGCTGCTTGGGCTTAACGTAATACGGCGCTATAAAAACTGATCAAGTGCTGATGCTCTCAAAAGAAACAAGCTTAATTTGTGTGCAGCTAAAAGGACTAGTGTGCTCCAGCTGCTGGCTTGCATCGGCATCGGCATCGGCCTTAGCCGTGCGGCCATGTCGTGTATGTGGAGTAGTTTGGCTACATTTGTACGTGCATGCAATTAGTAACATACGTGCTGCGAAACGACGTTAAAAGTGGTTCTAATGAACTTTGAAGCAAAGCGGCATTcagtaaaaagaaaaggataatgTGTTTGAAGCGAAGCGGCATTCAGTAAAAAGATAATGTGATTGAAGCGAGAATAATGCCGCTTCACAAAATGTGTTTGAGCGAGATTGCCTCATCATGCGTGACAATCGGGGGCTGTAGCCAAGCAAAGCCACCACTATACTTGATTGGTGGTTAGCGAAGAAGCCTTGCTATTTTGGTTTGCTGACCCATACGGATCCATAAAAGGAATGTCAGTATTTTTGGGCTCGCACAAAATCGTAAGCTAGGaggttctttcttttttttcctgaagCGGCCGGCATTACTGCCCAGCATGTATTGATAGAGAAGAGTGTTTAAAAACTGTACAGCAAGAAAATCCAAAAACAGAAATAGAAAGGAAACATGAGAAGACGCGCAGGCTAAAAACATCAGGGATGATCCCTCTAAGCCGATTCGCTCCTGCAGCACACCAGGTTGCTGCCTCCTCTTTTATCTTTGCGAGAAGACCTTCAGATGGTAAGCTAGGTGGTTCTTTCAAGAATAAAAAAGGGGAAGCTTCCATGTGAATAGCGGCTGAGGTCAAACATCTTTCACGAATATTACAGTTTGCTTGAGCATGTCTTGTTCTTCTTATTTTTCCCCCCCCCCTCTGCTTCCATAGTGGCATCGGCAAGGatattccttttttctttcgATTCAGTAACTCTGAGTACTGCCTCTCCTCCTTTTCAGTATAGCAGGCAACTCTCATGCCaatttgtttaaaaaaattttaaaaaaggaaaaaattatgggcaggaaaaaaaaaatagccgTACATATATGTCATATGTGGACTTGCCTCTTAAGAAACTTAGGAGACAGGTTTGGGCGACTGTATGATTCAATTCGCTTGAGTTTCATAATTTGGATTGCAGAACGAGCATGCCGCCTGCGCAGTCGCCCCGTTCGCTACGCAGCGCTGGTTACCTTTCAGGTGGGCGGCGTTGGCTTAGCTTCTCCGTGTGGTACTAAAATTGAAACCCAAGCCGAGCAGCGgcaaacacacacacactgtGGGCCGGTAGATTGCAATTAGCGGATCGAATAAACCAAAAGTGTGATGATATATGTTTGTGGCGCTAACAAGTCGAACATAGCCCAACTACAGCCTGGCCCAATAAGCCTAAGCCGGGGGCGCCAGGCCTGCTTCTGCGTccgtttatttttttttccaataatCTTCTGCGTCCGGATTGGCCGTGCGGCATGCATCGAGCTGCGGTATCGCGTGCCTGCCCAGCCAGACCACTcctgtcgccggcggcggttggcggccGGCGAGTACGTCGCCGACGAGGTGTGCGCGCGAGTGTGACCGGCCGGCCGtgggccgtgggccgtggcCGTGGGGAGCAGAGCAGGATCGGATCTCGTCGGCGGAAGATGACGAGACATGGCGGGCCCATTAGCAGCGACACGTACACATGGCGCATTAGCGCGCGCGCACAGAGAGATCTAGAGAGAGTTTGTGGAGTAGTGTGTTGTGGCCATGTCGTGTTTGTGGAGTAGTTTGGCTACATTTGTACGTGCATGTATAAGTAACATACGTGCTGCGGAAACGACGTTAAAAGTGATCCCAACAGTAAAAAGATAATGTGTTTGAAACACATTACCTTTTTACTGAATGCCGCTTTGCTGAATGTTTTTGGAACGAGATGCCTCATGTGCGACATTTGGGGACTGTAGCCAAGCAAAGCACCACTACGGTCAGCAAAGAAGCCTAGTGGTTCAATAAAGAGGAATGTAAGAATTTTTGAGCCCACACAAAATCGTAAGCTAGGAGGTTCTTTGAAGAATAAAAAGGGGAAGCTTTCATGTGAATAGCGGCTGAGGTCCGACATCTTTCATGAATATTACGGTTTGCTTGAGCATGTTTTGTACTTCTTGTTTTCCCCCTCTGCTTCCATGGTGGCATCGGCAAGGtgactccttttcttttttttgtataGTAATTCTTCGAGTTCTGACTCTGTCCTCCTTTTCAGTGTAGCAAAGTAAAGCAGGCAACTCTCGTGCCGATTcgttttaaaaaataaaaaaatagctaTACATTTATGTCAAATGTTGGGGCCGACTGTATGATTCAATACGCTTGAGTCTATAATTTGGATTGCAGAACGAGCATGCCGCTCGCGCAGTCAACCCGTTCGGTACGCAGCGCTGGTCACCTTTCAGGTGGGCGGCGTTGGCTTAGCTTCTCCGTGTGGTACTAATTGAACCCCAAGCGGCAGATTGCAATTAGCGGATCGAACAAACAAACGCAAAGTGTCGATCACAGCCCAACTAGAGCCTGGCCCAATAAGCCTAAGCCGTGGGGGCGCCAGGCCTGCTTCTGCGTCCGTTTTcgcgcgagcgcggcggcccAACAGCTCTGACGCAACTCAGCTGGTACAAAACAAATCCAATGCTTCGATCTTATAAGCAACAGGATTTTGAGTTTATGTTCTTTGAATTCCAGTCTAAGATTGCAGAGAGCAAACGGAAACAGTTGCAGAGACGCCAGCTTCCAACCCCTTATTGTCCATCTGGTTGTGGTTCTAGTGAAACATGACTTCTGTGAACTCCAGCCTCAGATTGCAGACAACAAATAGCTGCGTACTGTCGACATAGTTGGGTTTACCATGACAGTGTTCCAGGTCCCTAGATGCTTCTGAACCTTTCTCTTATAACAGTAACTCTTTCAGTGTGCATCGCCGATTTGCATGCGATCCGCTGCTCTCTCCTCTGAACATTGTACCCCCAATGCGTACAGTTGAATTGAAGGTTGGGATGCTCCTTTGGAGATTGTTCATGCTGAGTTCAAGGACGCCGAGGGATGCCAATCTTAGCAGCTGCGGCGGGGTGCCTCCTGTCAGGTTATTCAGGGGGGAGACCGAGGTAGGCCAGTGCCGGCGAGAGGTTCCCTATCGAAGAAGGGATGCGTCCTGAAAGTTGATTGGAACCTAGAGCCAGCACGGCGAGGTTGACAGGTCTGCCTATCTCCGGTGGGATTTCTCCTGCCAGGTTGTTAAATTCTACGGCGAGGAATCGAAGGTTGACAATGCGTCCGATCCGATAGCGGCGGTGCCAGTTTCACATGGCCAGAGGGGGatgcgaggaggaagacgaagagcaGCAAGAGAGGCTCGAGGCGCGGCGCCATTGCTGAGCAGAGGACTGAGGCTGAGCCATATGGCAGGATCCGGGATCCCTACGCCAATGCTTGCATTACAGGATCTCCTGCTGGAGTAGCAAGACATGTTTCACCTCGCCGTGTCCACTGAAGCTTATGATCAATTTCTACCACTACAGCAGACCTTGGACACTGGACAACCTATAAATTTCGATCAAGCGCTAGTTAACTGGACGTGCAAGCTTATAAGCATCTGTTGGCATCGAAATACTGACGTCAGGCTCAGCATAAGGTCTTCCTTTTGTTTCATCAACCACATTTGCAAACAAGGAAGTATAAGACTCAAGACATGACTCGGTGGTTGCAATAAACAACAGGGCAATCGTTGTAGTTGGACTCCTCCATTTCATAAACCTCTATCAGACCTGGAACAAGAGCATGGACAGTTAGCCTGGTTACTTCTCAATAATAAGAAAAACCGAGCGAATCTTGTAAAGTAACAGAATGGCACAACATGGATGTTGGTGTGTACCTATGCTTCAGGTTTCTTTCTTCTGCCTCTTCTAGCATCTCGTGGGAGCTTCAACAAAAAACCCAACCAGTTCAAGGGTCGATGAAGCAAGGACTCGCCCAAACATCCCTTTTTCCTCTTGCACCCTTCTGAACTTTTGGAACTGAAGAAAAGAGCACAAGTCTTCCACCCCAAATCCCGTGACGCATACTGTCCTCTTGGAAGGACTCACTTCGATTCCATCATCTGTCTCTTGGCACACACCCACAACCTGCTCCTCTGCACCATGAAGTATGCCAAAAGAGTCTTCATTCCTTCTTTGATACTCTGTCACAGAGTACACAGCAACAAGTGGACCATGCATCCTTAAGTGATCCAGTGCTTCAGACAGACCTTCAGGAGTTTTCGTATCGAACAGCTTGTAGTCCGAAATTGTGCATCGCTGGCCAAATACAAGTCATGTAAACATGTTACATGTAAACAATGATAAATGCAGTACTAACAATTTAGAACAAAAACATTGTGGAATAGAAGATTTTTGTTATCCGGAGGAATTATTCATTGCAAGAAAATACAACAGTATACCATATTGGACTAGGTTATTCTGAGGGACATTTGTGAACTAGGAGAGGCAATATTACCTTTGTTGGGATGCCTTCAGGATTCAGTTCTACTGCTCCTGTGCTTTTCAGTATCTCAGCAACCTTGATTAGCTCACTCAATCCATCAGAGGACGGTTCCTTCTTCATATGTGTGTACTGCTCGTACAACTCATATGGCGATAGCTCTTTGATGATATGTCCCT
Proteins encoded in this window:
- the LOC117865398 gene encoding protein MEI2-like 7, producing MAATKLNPAAPPFPCPYGLHLAPPAPPPFPPVDAACPPQFPFITYCCVAAPPAGHIGFCFPVQPPSSPPAVCKGGVPAAAAAVHGRPPHKLMAAFSGLGGAGKRQAAAAVAVKPWQGPAPDAAAAPALVPAAGPRKPRAARRKAERSVAKVKSKTKAPRPRKAAGPRARAAAKAQRESSPPPPQYTTRRPRWWKRLPEPAVGWITNTVMLRNIPNKLRSSDMISLLDQHCKLVNTAAGAVVSAYDVLYLPMDFRRGCNFGYAFINFTTTAASRMLYYSLQGSGWTVHGSKKVIQIVPAKIQGQAKLVRHLKQLKLECEDDEFLPAVFSPPRDGVTAGGIVQRLGRLARRPATTTAPARAAAATPAPKEQ